The following coding sequences are from one Chloroflexota bacterium window:
- a CDS encoding DUF4405 domain-containing protein has protein sequence MKTNLLVDLSIFAAFLVAFEPKFTGVPIHEWLSLALAGALVTHLVLHWRWIVSVTTRFWHQLIHSSRLNYAVDSLAFLAFTAMLFSGIMISKSILPFLGIAGSHDVFWRWLHKTSADASLMLMALHFALHWKWTSTTLTRLVLAPVRVRLTRR, from the coding sequence ATGAAAACGAACTTGCTGGTGGATCTATCCATTTTTGCCGCGTTCCTGGTCGCGTTCGAGCCGAAATTTACCGGCGTGCCGATACACGAATGGCTGAGTCTCGCGTTGGCGGGTGCGCTTGTCACGCATCTGGTGTTGCACTGGAGATGGATCGTGAGTGTGACGACGCGTTTTTGGCATCAGCTCATTCACTCGTCGCGGCTCAACTATGCGGTAGACAGTTTGGCATTTCTCGCGTTCACCGCGATGCTGTTTAGCGGAATCATGATTTCGAAAAGCATTCTGCCTTTCTTGGGCATCGCCGGGTCGCACGACGTGTTTTGGCGCTGGCTTCACAAAACGTCCGCCGACGCCTCGTTGATGTTGATGGCGCTGCACTTTGCTCTGCACTGGAAGTGGACGAGCACGACGCTTACGCGCTTGGTGCTCGCGCCGGTGCGCGTGCGCCTGACGCGCCGATAG
- a CDS encoding sulfotransferase, whose protein sequence is MGSRKKPILVTGSHRSGTTWVGKMIAAAPSVGYIPEPFGLYRRPGLCGAPFEYWFTYICKENEADFYPAIQQTLTFHFNSRRQWHTVRSARAVAGTSKVFLDFLRYRLAGARPLLKDPIAIFSTPWLADRFDMNVVVLIRHPAAFASSLKLLNWQIPFKHLLAQPALMRDALYPFESEITKFARSEQDLIDQAALFWKLVYRTVLQYREQHPDWIFVRHEDLSRNPLVGFRALLERLELNWTPDIEATISKYSLSRDTRDRSRDSPFVLQRNSRANLAHWKTRLTEREIARVKALVQDVSSHFYTEEEWEPESLDAIVPTNGTRKSPSAHLAELHS, encoded by the coding sequence TTGGGGTCGCGCAAAAAGCCGATTCTGGTGACCGGGTCGCATCGGTCAGGTACAACATGGGTCGGAAAGATGATCGCCGCCGCTCCATCGGTTGGGTATATCCCAGAACCGTTTGGTCTGTACCGCCGCCCGGGATTGTGCGGAGCGCCATTTGAATATTGGTTCACCTACATTTGCAAAGAGAACGAGGCGGATTTCTACCCGGCAATCCAACAAACCCTCACGTTCCATTTTAATTCGCGTCGCCAATGGCACACAGTTAGATCGGCTAGAGCGGTTGCTGGAACCAGCAAGGTATTTCTCGATTTTCTGCGCTATCGTCTCGCTGGTGCGCGACCGCTACTCAAGGATCCGATCGCGATTTTTTCGACTCCTTGGTTGGCGGATAGATTCGATATGAATGTCGTCGTGCTGATTAGACATCCTGCCGCATTTGCGAGCAGTTTGAAATTACTCAACTGGCAAATTCCTTTTAAGCATTTACTCGCGCAACCGGCATTGATGCGTGATGCCTTGTATCCTTTTGAAAGCGAGATCACCAAATTCGCGCGGTCGGAACAAGATTTGATTGACCAAGCCGCGTTGTTTTGGAAGTTGGTTTACCGCACCGTTTTGCAGTATCGTGAGCAACACCCGGATTGGATATTCGTGCGGCATGAGGATTTGTCGCGGAATCCGCTGGTCGGTTTTCGCGCGCTGCTCGAGCGGCTTGAGCTAAATTGGACGCCTGACATTGAAGCAACGATCAGCAAATATAGTTTGTCGCGGGATACGCGTGATCGTAGTCGTGATAGTCCGTTTGTTTTGCAACGAAATAGCCGCGCCAATCTAGCGCACTGGAAAACACGACTCACCGAACGCGAGATCGCGCGCGTAAAAGCGTTGGTACAGGATGTTTCATCTCATTTCTACACGGAAGAAGAATGGGAACCAGAGTCGCTTGACGCCATCGTTCCGACGAATGGCACAAGAAAATCTCCATCGGCTCATTTGGCTGAGTTGCATTCATAA